The Haloterrigena turkmenica DSM 5511 nucleotide sequence CGGCTATCGGGTTCTCCGCGCAGGTGTTCGCCGCCCTGCTGGATACGGTGTTCGGCGTTCCCCCGACGCTGTTCACGTACGGGCTGTTCGGCGTTCTCGGACTGGTCTTCCTCGGTGACGTCTGGTTGGGACTGCGAAGCGGAATTCGCAACGCGGCTCGGATCACCGTCGTCCTCATGTTGATCACGTTCGCGCTGCTCCTCGCGGTCGGACCGACGCTCTTCACGATTAACCTCGGGCTCGACGCCGGCGGCGTATGGCTGAACAACATGTTCCGCCTCTCGCTGTACTCCGCTCCGACGGCTGCGGGCAATTGGCCGCAACAGTGGACGAGTTTCTGGTGGGCGTGGTGGGCCGCGTGGGGTCTGTTCGTCGGCAGTTTCGTCGCCCGCGTGTCGAAGGGCCGAACCATCCGCGAGACGTTCGTTTGCCTGGTCGTTATTCCCGGTGTGCTGCTCTGGATACAGCACTCCATCGTCGGCGGCTGGGTGCTCGCACCGGGATACGTCGGGCCGGTCAGTGACGCGTTTGCCAGCGGCGGTATCCCCGCCTCGATCGCGACTGCGGTCACTCTCACGCCGCTCGCACCCCTGCTGGGAGTGTTGCTCATCTTGGTGATCGCCGGATACGTCGTGACGTCCCTGGACTCGGCCGTGTACATCCTCTCTTCGATAACGCTCGGCACGGAGGAGCCGAACGCTCGAAACCGGGCGTGGTGGGGCGTCCTGCTCTCCTTCCTCGGCGTGATGACGCTCGAACTCCCGGTGTTCGACGCGATGCAAGCGTTTCCCCCGGTGCTCGCGCTCCCGTTCACGCTCTTCCTCTTGGCGATCGTCTACGCGAGTTACGTCACCGCTCGCGAATACTATCAGGGAGAGTCCACGCTGGCGAACGAGGATACGTTGATCACGTCCGCGAACACCGATTCCTCGCTTCCACAGGGGCAGGACGACGATGACTAGCGCGCCGGTTCGGTTCGAAGGGGGAAGCGAGAGCGCCTCACGCGCTCGGGATCGCTGACCGACACCGCCCGTACGGAGCCACTCGATATTCTATTCCGCTTCCGATCCGAACGCTCGGACGCGGAAACGAAGTATTCCGGTGCTCAAGCGGTGTTCCGCACTAATGATACGCCTATCGGCGACGAGATCTCTCTCTAGCGGCCCCACTCGACGGTGAGGGGCGCCCGGCAGCACCGTCTACCGATCGGCGTCGGGAATGCCGTGCGCCTCACCGTCCACATGACGGCGATGCCGAACCGCTCCTCGTCTGCGGACTATCGACCGAAGCCGGAGCACGGTCCGCTATCGACTCGTAGGGAAGATGCGATGGCTCCATCCCGTTCTGCTCCGGAACCAGTACGGTTTCGCCGAACTCGGATCGGCTACCGCGCCCGTGTTCGCGAGGGAAGTGAGGCGTCATCGAGACCGCGACCGGAGACCGGTGTCCGCTTCGCGGCGCTCGCGAACTCGAGAGGTAACAAAACTACCACGATGAGTTTCGCGAGCGAACGCGATCCGCTCGGCTCGTCCGCGAGCTCGGTTAGTTCGCGATCAGCGCGATGGCGATACCAGCCAGGAGGATCCCCGCAGTATCAGTCATCTGCAAGGATTCTTCCAGAAAGACGACCGCAATAACCGCCGCGACGACGAAATAGAGGGCGCTGATGGTCGTGACGACCGCGGCGTCACCCCTCGCGAGCGCCGCGTACAGGGCGATTCCACCGGCCGCCGACGCGACACCGGCGAGCGCGGCGTAGAACAGGCCGTCGTAGACCACGGCCGTCGGGACCTTCCGTGTGGCACCCATATAGGTAACGGCGACGAGCGTCCCCACCGCGTAGGAGATACCCATCGCCGTTTCCGGAAGGATGGAATCCGTCGCGAGCCTGGCGAAAACCGCCCACAGACCCCACGCGATCATCGTTACTACCGCGAGCAGTATCGGACGTCCCATACAGTGCATGTTCACACGGACCACTATTACCGTTAGCGTACCGACAGCCGAGTCGCGTGACCGAACCCCGACCGGTTCCCCGGAATCGAGCCGAACGGCTCCGCGAGCGGTGGGATACTGCCCCTCTCTCGGAGCGGGGTGACGGTCCCGATCTCGGGGACGGACGGTCGATGTGATTCGCCCGTCGGTCGGACCAGTCAGCTATTTCTGTCGACGGACGAGAGAACCGGTATGGACGACGGAAAACAGGCCACGTTCGGCACCGAGGGCGAACTTCGGACCGACGAGACGGACGCGACGGACGACGATTCCGACTCCGGGCCCGAGCGCGACGACTTCGGCGACGAACTCGGTGAGAACGAGACCAAATCCGGGGTGAACCGGTACGTCGTCTCGAGTCTCCTCCAGAAAGCGGTTCGGCGATCCGACGAGGAGGTCGCGGCGTGGGCCGCGTGGGAACTGGTCCGTTCGGGATACGCCTGGAACTTCTGGGACCGGATCAACCTCTACGTCGTCGAGGACTTGCGCGCCGGACACGAGGTCGCGCTCACGGTGGCTCGCTACGAGGAACTGGCCCGCGAACGCTGGTCGGAAGAGTCCTGGCGCGGGCGGCTCTGTGCGGTCCACGCAGCCCTGGCGGCCGCTCGAGCGCCGTCGTCCCGCGAGGCCGCACACGCCGACGATTACTTCGGGGAACTTTCCGAAGAGCGCGCAGCCGCACGCGAGGAGGGCCGCGAGCCCCGCTACGACCATCCCGTCGACGAACTCGAGCCCGGCGGGAAATACGACGCCGTCTTCGACCAGCACACCTACGAGGGGAAGCGGCTCGGCCGCGACGGAGCGTTCTTCAGGACTCACGGCGGGCGAGTCGGACCCGAAGGCGAACCGGAACTGAGCCGCCAGTGGCGGATCCGGAGCATGCGACTCGAGGACCGCGATTACACCGAAGATGAACTCGTTCGCGCGGTGGAACCGATCGATCCCGACGAAAAGTGGCCCGATACGGACGCGACCGATCGCGAGGAGTGACCGTCGCGACGAGCGACGGCGGTGAGCGGGAGCCGTCCGGCGTTTCGAATCGAACGCGAGTCAGTGAGCCCGAAGACGAACGAAACGGTCGGTCAGAACGCACCGAGGTGATCGTCCTGCGGTTCGTACAGTCCGCCGGTCATCCGCACCTCGTGGATCTCGTCTAACGTCTCGCCGATCGATAGTCCGCGGTCGGACATCGCCGCCGCGACGACGCCGATCGGGACGCCGTTCTCGTACTGCTCTTGCAGCTGCCAGACGACGTCCTTGAGCTCGTCGCTCGCGACGTCCTCGGCGAGATCTACCTGTGCGCGTTCGAACTCCACGTCGTGGCCCGTCACGCGATAGTGACGGCGGTAGAACTCGACGATCTCGTTCGGCTCCTCGGTTTGCAGATCGACGTCACACTCTGGACAGGATGCGACGTACGGTGCCTGATCTTGCGTGCTCATAGGTGTCGAATTTCGGATTTCGTCTCGAGCGGTGAGTACTGGTCGGTAGACGGTGCGATCACGAGTCGTAGGCCTCCTGGGCGAGCTGGTGGAACTTGTGGACGGTGTGTTCGTTGGGACCGAGTTGGGCCTGGGCGAGCGCGCCCGTTCTGAGGCCTTCCCACTGGCGTTCGACCAGTTCGAAGTCCTCTTCCTGGAGCTGGCGGCTCGTGCGAACGAACTCGCGCTCCTCCTCGGAGAGCTCGCTGTCGCGGAAGTAGTAGTCCGCGATGAGCTGGAAGCGGTCGGTATCGATCGGATCGATGATGTAGGTGCCGTAGCCGTCGGCGGTACCGTACATGTTAACCGTGAAGTTTGGCCAGAAGTAGTGGAACTGCGCCTCGTGTTCGTCGTGGATCCGCATCTCGTCGTCGACGTCCTGGGCGTGCGTGTAGTGGAGCACCCAGTGGTAGTCGTTGACCTCGAGTTCGGAGTCGTTGAGCGAGATGCCCTTGATCCAGTCCTGGTGGTTGGCCTGGCAGTGGTCGCACTCCGAGTAGTTGCTCGCGAACACCTTCCAGTTGCACTCGACCTCCGAGACGATTCGGGTGGCGTGTTCGTACTCCCCAAGGGGCAGCGCCTCGAGGCGATCTTTCATCACGCCGGCCTGCTCGGCCAGCGGCATCGGATCCTCACTGAGGTTCACGAAGATCAGCGGGCCGATGGTGTCGACGTGGACGTCGTTCAGGGCGTTCTCTTCGGCGTCGAACTCCTGGACGTCTTCGTCCTCGAGGTCGGGGTTCAGACCGGCTTCATCGAAGCTCTTGGGCGTGCTTTTGAGCTCTCCCTCGAGGTCATACGTCCAGAGGTGATACGGACACTTGATCCGCTTCGCATCGCCGGGATCGGTCATCGGCGTGTCCTCGACCATCTTCGAGCCGCGGTGGGCACAGACGTTGTCGAACGCTTTGACCTCGCCGTCGTGACCGCGGACGACGATCAGTTGACGATCACCGATCGTCCGGGTGAAGTACTGGCCCGATTCCTTGATACAGTTGGCGTGGCCGGCGTACACCCAGTACTGGCCGAACACCTTGTCTTTCTCTATCTCGAAGACGTCCGGGTCAGTGAAATACCTCGCCGGTAACGCGTTTGATTTTTCCGTGATATCTGAACTCACTGATTGCGTCTGTGAGTCGTCCCACTGTGTCATACGAGCCCACAAATGACACACATATAAAAAACAGTTCACCTGTGATACTGAACCTCACTATAAACAAGTGAGAATTACGTTTCAGCGGAGACACAAAAGAGCAACTGAGAGACGTCGGGAATTCAGTCGCTTACCGAATGAGTGTCTCCGAGTCTCTCGCCGATCAGTCGTCTGCCGTGACCGCTTCCTCTTTGATGAGTTCGTTCCACCGCTCGACGCCAGCTTCGGCGACCTCGCGGTCCTGGCTCACGGCACCGCCAGAGACGCCGATCGAGCCGACGACCTCGCCGTCTCGCTCGAGCGGATAGCCGCCACCGAAGATGACGATCTGGTCGTCGTCGGTCGTCTGGAGGCCGTACAGGGAGTTACCCGGTTCGGAGGGCTCCGCCAGTTCGTGTGTCGGCATCTCCAGGGCAGCCGACGTGTACGCCTTGTTACGCGAGATGCTCACGGAGGCCAGCCAGCCGCCATCCATGCGGTGCTGGGCGATGAGGTTCCCCTCGCTGTTTGCGACCGTGATCACCATCGGGTTGTCGATCTCGTCCGCTTTCTCTTCTGCCGCTTCTATCAGCTGTTTCGCTG carries:
- a CDS encoding BCCT family transporter, translating into MNFWHVFGLESADTGEKLLFFITGGALLALAAIGIRSPQVLNDTFNEAFGWVLTYFGWWFMLLGMVLLVFSTYMVFSRYGHIRIGGQDAEPEFDLFSWLAMVFTVGYSGSIIIWGVGEPISIVNSPPPEPLPVTGASIEALALAFMFIHEVFPGLAMWYPPFALAFGLIIYTRGTDSYKFSSMLKVFLDDDRYKLLYWTVDLAALIAIIGGVAAAIGFSAQVFAALLDTVFGVPPTLFTYGLFGVLGLVFLGDVWLGLRSGIRNAARITVVLMLITFALLLAVGPTLFTINLGLDAGGVWLNNMFRLSLYSAPTAAGNWPQQWTSFWWAWWAAWGLFVGSFVARVSKGRTIRETFVCLVVIPGVLLWIQHSIVGGWVLAPGYVGPVSDAFASGGIPASIATAVTLTPLAPLLGVLLILVIAGYVVTSLDSAVYILSSITLGTEEPNARNRAWWGVLLSFLGVMTLELPVFDAMQAFPPVLALPFTLFLLAIVYASYVTAREYYQGESTLANEDTLITSANTDSSLPQGQDDDD
- a CDS encoding EamA family transporter → MGRPILLAVVTMIAWGLWAVFARLATDSILPETAMGISYAVGTLVAVTYMGATRKVPTAVVYDGLFYAALAGVASAAGGIALYAALARGDAAVVTTISALYFVVAAVIAVVFLEESLQMTDTAGILLAGIAIALIAN
- a CDS encoding aromatic ring-hydroxylating oxygenase subunit alpha, yielding MTQWDDSQTQSVSSDITEKSNALPARYFTDPDVFEIEKDKVFGQYWVYAGHANCIKESGQYFTRTIGDRQLIVVRGHDGEVKAFDNVCAHRGSKMVEDTPMTDPGDAKRIKCPYHLWTYDLEGELKSTPKSFDEAGLNPDLEDEDVQEFDAEENALNDVHVDTIGPLIFVNLSEDPMPLAEQAGVMKDRLEALPLGEYEHATRIVSEVECNWKVFASNYSECDHCQANHQDWIKGISLNDSELEVNDYHWVLHYTHAQDVDDEMRIHDEHEAQFHYFWPNFTVNMYGTADGYGTYIIDPIDTDRFQLIADYYFRDSELSEEEREFVRTSRQLQEEDFELVERQWEGLRTGALAQAQLGPNEHTVHKFHQLAQEAYDS
- a CDS encoding GlcG/HbpS family heme-binding protein, whose protein sequence is MVESIPLETAKQLIEAAEEKADEIDNPMVITVANSEGNLIAQHRMDGGWLASVSISRNKAYTSAALEMPTHELAEPSEPGNSLYGLQTTDDDQIVIFGGGYPLERDGEVVGSIGVSGGAVSQDREVAEAGVERWNELIKEEAVTADD